TATAACCCTGAAATTAAAGGGGCATCAGGGTCTACGTCCTTTTTTTCAGGGCATCAGGGTCAAGTCCTGTTTTTGGGGGCTCCCCACGTCCGTAAAGGGGAAAAatcacggtctaacgtcctgtatcacaggggcatCCGGTCTAGCCCTGTTTTCAGGGGCACACGGTCTAACTCCTGAAAAAGGGGACATCAGGTCTAACCCTGTTAGGGGGACACCGGGTCAACGCCTGTTCAAAAGGGCTCACGTCAAACTCCGTATCACAGGGGTCAGGGTCCAACGTCCTGTATAAGGGCATCACGGTTAACCCCCGTATTAAGGAAATCCGGTCAAGTCCTGTAAGGGGCTCAGTCAAGTCCTTATCACGGGGCACACGGTCTAACGTCCGTATCACAGGACATCCGGTCTACGTCCGTTCACGGGGCTCACAGTCAAACGCCCTGTATGGGGGGTTCACGTCTACGTCCTTATCACAGGGGCATCACGGTCTGAGTCCTGTATTACAGGGCATCACGGTCTAAAGTCCTGTATCCAAAAGGCATCACGGTATAACGGACATGTATCACAGGGAATTCACGGTCTAACGACTGTATCAAGGGCATCACGGTCTAACACCTTTATAACAGGGGCATCACGGTCCAAAGCgtatcacagggacatcacGGTTAACGTCCGTATTACATTGGCACAGGTCTAACGCTGTATCACAGGGGCATCACAGTCTAAACGTACTGATCACAGGGGcatcacggtctaacgtcctgtatcacagggacatcacGGTCTTAGCGTCTGTATCACAGGGCATACATTGTAACGTCCTGTATCAACAGGGGTATCACGggtctaacgtcctgtatcCAGGGACATCAAGTCtacgtcctgtatcacagggacatcaAGGTCTAACGTCCGGTATTACAGGGcatcacggtctaacgtcctgtatcacagggcatcacggtctaacgtcctgtatcacagggacatcacggtctaacgtcctgtatcacagggacatcacggtctaacgtcctgtatcacaggggcatcacggtctaacgtcctgtatcacagggacatcacgtctaacgtcctgtatcacagggcatcacggtctaacgtcctgtatcacatggcatcacggtctaacgtcctgtatcacagggcatcacggtctaacgtcctgtatAACAGGGcatcacggtctaacgtcctgtatcacagggcatcacggtctaacgtcctgtatcacaggacatcacggtctaacgtcctgtatcacaggggcatcacggtctaacgtcctgtatcacagggacatcacggtctaacgtcctgtatcacaggggcatcacggtcaaacgtcctgtatcacaggggcatcacgtctaacgtcctgtatcacagggacatcacggtctaacgtcctgtatTACAGGAcatcacggtctaacgtcctgtatcacaggcATACGTCTACGCCTGTTCCCAGGGGCTCACGGTTAACGTCCTGTCACAGGGGcatcacggtctaacgtcccgtatcacagggacatcacggtctagcgtcctgtatcacaggggcatCACGGTCTAGCGTCCAGTATCACAGGGGAGtcacggtctaacgtcctgtatTACAGAGGCATCACAGTATAACGTCCTGTATTATAGGGGcatcacggtctaacgtcctgtTTTATAGGGGcatcacggtctaacgtcctgtatcacagggacatcaccgtctaacgtcctgtatcacagggacatcacGACCTAGTGTCCGGTATCACATGGTCATCACGACCAagcgtcctgtatcacaggggaATCACGGTCTAGTGTCTTGTATCATAGGGGCATCACGGCGTAGTGTCCTGTATTACAGGGGCATCACGGTTTAGCatcctgtatcacaggggcatCACGGTCTtacgtcctgtatcacagggacatcacGACCTAGTGTCCGGTATCACATGGTCATCACGACCAAgtgtcctgtatcacaggggcatCACGGTCTAGCGTCCAGTATCACAGGGGAGTCACGTTCTAACGTCCTGTATTACAGAGGCATCACAGTATAACGTCCTGTATTATAGGGGcatcacggtctaacgtcctgtTTGATAGGGGcatcacggtctaacgtcctgtatcacagggacatcacGACCTAGTGTCCGGTATCACATGGTCATCACGACCAagcgtcctgtatcacaggggaATCACGGTCTAGTGTCTTGTATCACAGGGGCATCACGGTGTAGTGTCCTGTATTACAGGGGCATCACGGTTTAGCatcctgtatcacaggggcatCACGGTCTtacgtcctgtatcacagggacatcacGACCTAGTGTCCGGTATCACATGGTCATCACGACCAagcgtcctgtatcacaggggcatCACGGTCTATAGTCCTGAATCGCAGGGATatcacggtctaacgtcctgtatcacaggggcatcacggtctaacgtcctgtatcacagggacatcacggtctaacgtcctgtatcacagggacatcacggtctagcgtcctgtatcacagggacatcacggtctaacgtcctgtatcacaggggagtcacggtctaacgtcctgtatcacaggggcatcacggtctaacgtcctgtatTATAGGGGCATCACGGTCTAGCGTCCTGTATTATAGGGGcatcacggtctaacgtcctgtatTATAGGGGCATCACGGTCTagcgtcctgtatcacagggacatcacGGTCTAGCGTCCTGTATGACAGGGGCATCACGGTATagcgtcctgtatcacagggtCATCACGACCTAGTGTCCCGTACCACAGGGGCATCGCGTTCTATCGTCCTGTATCACAAGGGAGTCACGGTCTTACGTCCTGTATCACGACATCACGGTTTAgtgtcctgtatcacaggggcatcacggtctaacgtcctATTTATCAGGGGCATCTCGATttaacgtcctgtatcacaggggcatCACGGTGTAgtgtcctgtatcacaggggcatCACGGTGTAGTGTCCTGTATTACAGGGGCATCACGGTTTAGGatcctgtatcacaggggcatCACGAACTagcgtcctgtatcacagggacatttTTTCCTTATATGGTGAGTTCTGTAACATATTCTCGGGTCCTTTGCCCTGTACCATATATTGTGATATACTAGAAAGATTACGTCTTTGTAAGACATTTCAGGGAATGTCTGATCGCATATTTTAAAAGGTAACCATGCTGgggatgttttgttttgtttgaattcCAGCGTTATTAAGATATATTCAGGGATATGACAGACCTATACAGGTATGTGGCTTAAAACTACaaattattaactttttttaacTCATTAATTTGATAATCGGTAAAAAACATACTTTATGGCAAACCAAAGTTTCTCTCCCATTCATAGGGTTGGCAAGTATATTTATAGTCAAACCTTAtgtaaataaattacaaaaatcgGGCTATCATAGTTTTTCTAGACAAGAAAGATGGTTTGACATTGAACTGATTACTGAAAACTATAAATCGAATTATCAGACTGAACTATCCTCGTCAATATGTCATCTTAAAAATTGTTTAACAGTATACATAATTAACACTGAAAACTCTTCCAATGATCAGTCTTTCTTTCCTGTAAACATTCCCTGTATCTTTCCATTGTATGTTGAAGGATGCATCTGTTGAAGATCTGATGAGAAAGATCGCGGATTGGAATGGCATTGACCCTAAAAGCCAGGGTGTGTTGTTCGCCGGTATGTACATCCACAAGTCTAGGATATTTGGCATACAGTCACAGGGGACCAACTCAAcgaacatgttgttttttttctggataTTTCGTTTTTAGCAGCTAACATGATTAATATACTTGATCACCATGTggttttttgaagaaaaaaaaactttaaaaaaaatcagtgacCAGAGTTTTATTGCGAAGCTGCAAAAAGGTCAAAAAAATGAAGAACTCTATCTGGTGTTAGCATGTATCATAATCTGATATTTTCGCgctttctgattggctaaaatagtatcattttgattttgtttaatgcagattgaaaaatatacaagatacaagaaattgtatttaacagcGCATACATATTAACGGTGAACATTTGCTCGTGCGAGATGTTCTTGCGAAGACATATTCAGCTTCGAACTTCGTCCTCGGTTGATATCCATTCTAGGGTTAATGAAACATGTATCAACCTTACCAAACAGCTATAATTGTACTAGTATATGGTTATTGTGTAGGATGCATCATAAAAGGGTGTTTACCTAAGAGCGGGAAAACCTCGCTCATAAAGAAAACCTAGTTTCTCCTTGGTTTCTCTTCATACATAGTCAAGAACATGGATGTATACCCTTCTGTATATTCTTCTATAGGAAAGGAGTTGGCATCAGAGAAAAAAGGGAAGAAAATGTACATTTCGGATTACAAGCTACTGGATCGCTCCGAGCTCTTTGTGGTGTTCAAGCTTCCAGGAGGAAATGACCCAGAACCACCGAAAACTCTAGACGATGACGTAGAGCTTAGCGACGCCCCAGATATGATCACGTGGGATGACGATCCCGACAACAAACGCGCCAAAATGCCGTGTGGACATGCAATAAGTAAGCTGTCGTTCTCCGTCTTCTTTGAATCATATTTCGGATTGAAATTGATCATCAATAAACAGATTTGCTTTGTTTCGTCTCACCAACTTTACAGGTAGTAATATAGGCAGAGTCGCCTAGGCTTTTAACCAGTAACTAACCAAATGCTCGTCCTCATTAACCTTGAACCTTTTTGTTTATACGTAGGCTTTTAACCAGTAACTAACCAAATGCTCGTCCTCATTAACCTTGAACCTTTTTTGTTTATACACAGGGAAATATGACGTCCTTTGTTATTATAGGTATATAGTAAAACAATGTAGAATTTagaattaatgaaataatggaTTTCTTGTAGCGAATTGTTTTCATTCTCACGAATTCCCACTAACCCAAAGGGAGTTGAGCATTTGTGCCAGGTCCCAGTGGAACTGGGTGGGTTCGCCTCTTTCTTGACAGATtaaacacacacatatgtatacagtatatatatatatatatatacatatatatatatatatttgtatgtaaaatgtcGCGTCTGGGCCTTACTGAGTGATGGTCATATCACTTATTTGGCTTTTGTATTTCTGTTGAACCAGGTCCAGAGTCCCTCACGGCGTACTGTCGGAGTCTGTTGACGGCGGGTAAGTTCCAGTTTTACTGTCCGTATATTGACCAGGATAATGGCACGTACTGCGGTCAGCCCTGGGAGTACTTCATTGTTCGGAGACTTGCAGTTCTCACGGAGGAAGAGAAGACGGAATTTGAGACGAAAATGTCACAGAACTACATGAGGAAATCCGCCGGGATACAAGAATGTCCTCAGTGTTCTGTGTTCTGCATGAGGGTCAACTCTAAAGATCGGCGAGTGGTATGTTTGTCCTGTAGTAAGGGAACCAGGTACGAGTTCTGTTGGTACTGCCTTGGTGACTGGAAGACCTTCAACACGACCAAACTGTGGGAACACGGCTTGTGAAGGCGAAGACCCCAGACTGAAGATTCTGAAGAAGGCTACACTCAAGGTGATCGTTGGGCTGAAAGGGTGTCCCTCCATCAGGGCGTGCCCTAACTGCGGGATGCTTATACAGCACGAAAGAGCGTGCAAACATATGGTGTGTGTATGCGGGCAGAGGTTTTGTTTCATTTGCCTTGGTATTCCGAACGAACAGGGCTATTACAGCTGTGGTGTGTATAACACCCATTGTACCATAGCTCCCGTCCAGACGTCTGTACCGGAAAGTCGATAAGTCATAGAGTTCTCGAACAGACGTCTTCATGGAAAGGTCAGATCCGATTCACCTTTTAATTACACCAATGAATCCAATCAGATCGACATATTCTGTAACTTTCTTAATCATCATAATAACGTTGACTTTCAGAGCTTTAAATGGACTTTGTTTCGGAACACCATGTGAGAGTTGAATATCGTTTTCATGGTCGATTAAAATGACCAGCTTTGCAGGCAAACATCATATTGAGCCCTAGTATCCATATAAAGTCTGTGCTTACGTTTTCTgcttcttttctttcaaaatcaaGTTATGATGTTATAATCTAAAATTACCACCTTACCGATAGCTCCGATATGCGTGTTCAGTAACCAGCAAAGCCTGTTGTCGTGGAAATGGAAAGACGACGAAGCTATTTTTCTATTTGTCCGGAACAAATTTCGCTTTACACTGTCACCCTTACCATGATGCCTCCGTCGATATTGGACGTCTTGGAAGTGAAACTTGGTAGATTACTTAGTCCACAATTAAACAGAGATGACCAGAAATCGTCACATAAAATTCGGGACAATTACATAGTCAAATTTGTAAGTTCGGCCATCGTTAGATGAACCTGTACGTGCTAGAAAGCAgtgtgtatttgttttgttcGCGTTCttgaatattgtttttcattGGCTATCTAATATATTgaagattttattttgtaatttgaaattttttaaaaggttttgtTCTAGCGCTGTGACCGACGTGTTGGTAAAATGTGGGTGTGTAATCTAGTTCCGGTCGCTGTATTCATACGCATGGAATAATGTCACGGTATTGGTGTCAGTCATTATCTCTTAAATCACATATCTAATTAGTTTAAAGAGTGGGGTTTCCATCCAGATGTTTTCATTTGTACAAATGGTTGTTTTGCTATAAGATGTAATATTAACCACATATTGTAGCTTAAAATTACTCACCAtgcattgatttttttccaagAGGATACGCATTAGTAAGTTGTGTTTGAATATGGTGTATATACGGTAGTCATAGTGATTGGTACTAACTTCTAATGTTATTATGTAGTTTATTCATTTCGTTGCCTAATTCTGATATATAGCTGTGATAATTTGTGGTATTTATTAATCTTTTTATTATGAATGTGCTTCATATCACAGGGACTTCGTACAGGTTCCTAGTCCAGGGTCCatattcaatattatatgtgtgtatttatgtattttttttttactgtggGCTTCGCACAAGTTtctagtttatatatatatgaatgtatcGTAACGTATAAATTGCATTGTATGTATAAATAGGGGGAGGAGATAATTTGGTACTGGGCTAATACTGAGGATGCAAAAGGACCGGAAGGTTATATTCCCAACCAAACCACACCCTCATATGCCGATTTTAATAATGGTTGGTGTATTGTCGATCAACTTGGTATAAAGCGATATATCGAGTTTCCAATTCATAAACCACAATCAAACCGCAGGGACAGGGCACAAAAGACGCATATACTGCCGTCTGGCAGAATCTAGCTATCCCACGACAGCATAGGCATTGAGCTTGGGATGACCCATTACCCTCCCTTAGACTCTGACATGTCAATTAAAACAACTATTTGGCAATACAAGTATACTAACGTTTAGTATACAGCCTTCTTCTCGAGCAGGGGCCGTACTTGCCCCGGTGGATGCCGAACTAGCCCCAGTGCGGGGCAAGTTCGGTCATCTTGGCCAACTCACTTTGGGCAGATATTAACCATTTGTCGGCAGAGAAAATAATTAAGGAATCATGGGACTTAATAGGCCCAAATATTAttgacataaatatacattttcagaTGTCTATCTTAATTTGTAAGTTGTTATTTGCGATTTTTCTAAAACGGGGCCGAACTAGCCCCGGTCTCCCCTATATAGGTTTCTCTGTGCGTccaacatatttatttaaagttgGCTATTCCTCAGTCGTATGTATGTATTTAGAGGATACGACTTGTATCGGTAAATTGAATTAAACACCAGAGGTCAATGTCAGTTGTTTATTTGTCATTACTAGTAAAAATTAATAGTGAACGAAATCTGGTTTACACACAAAGCAACTAATAGTAATTCTGtcatttttttccaataaaTGAGGTTTGGGTAACAAATGTGGCCGTCTGTATCCTGCTATACAAGTTGCAGAGGTGCTAATGATAGGAGTTGAATACATAATGTactagaaaataattttttatcgTTATTTACGTTTCACAAAACCAACACGCCGCAAGCATTTAGTACGATTGTAATAGTGATGATATTATTgcaaaaatacaacaaatccACGGGGTTGTGTTAGAGGTTTTATTCCAGTAAGTCGTCATCGTAAAAATACGGACACTCTGTaacaaataatgaaacaataataaataCACTATCAAGCTAACCATACATCCACAATTAGCAtacacaaagggaaataactcttacaaTGACAAAATGACTGAAACAATACATTACGCTACTATTACAATTACAAAACTTCACTTCTACAAAGATCCACAGTTAAAAGACAAGTAAAGAATATATTTATCCttacatttcaaataaatagattatacaatagtaataataataccTGAGTATGGCTCAAAGCTCCAAACGTCTAGGTACGGAGAACACCCGTGCATTACACgtatcaacacaaacaaaacccTTCTATACTTTCATACAAATTACACACATAAAACTGACTTCTaccaaaaatatacatttcacaaaatattagTTCATGAAATAAACTAATAAATCTCATACAATTCTTATGATAATTACTTCGAATATAAAGTaagtgtatctatatagatacataagggtcaaagaagtaatatgaacagtataatccagataacactggatcctgcatgcaatgtcgtccactagcagtgtttagggacgaatcgtctttgaactcttcggaatactttcacgtgcgggggaattcaaaatatctctgccgttggtcgcatagcgttctagtgtttgaacatgatgcagtcacgctagtatccgccttcggcccacgtttgtCGAAGGGTTCATTGcggtttctccagttactaaaacattattcttattgtattttattgtatttccagtacttcttatatatattatgtgattgtatttgtgattttttgtgttttgataaaggggcggattgcctcgaaaatttaacaaaccttattgtttacactgtttgaattacttctttgccccatatatagatacatatatgtagttctTAAAAAGTTATTAGAACGAAATCTT
The window above is part of the Pecten maximus chromosome 2, xPecMax1.1, whole genome shotgun sequence genome. Proteins encoded here:
- the LOC117321793 gene encoding uncharacterized protein LOC117321793, which translates into the protein MTDSILLLVTSGSNKKTTFRIHKDASVEDLMRKIADWNGIDPKSQGVLFAGKELASEKKGKKMYISDYKLLDRSELFVVFKLPGGNDPEPPKTLDDDVELSDAPDMITWDDDPDNKRAKMPCGHAISPESLTAYCRSLLTAGKFQFYCPYIDQDNGTYCGQPWEYFIVRRLAVLTEEEKTEFETKMSQNYMRKSAGIQECPQCSVFCMRVNSKDRRVVCLSCSKGTRYEFCWYCLGDWKTFNTTKLWEHGL